In a genomic window of Numenius arquata chromosome 5, bNumArq3.hap1.1, whole genome shotgun sequence:
- the PIN4 gene encoding peptidyl-prolyl cis-trans isomerase NIMA-interacting 4, with protein MAPKGKGGGKAGKGGDSGGSSSEGKAQGPKGGGSAVKVRHILCEKHSKAMEAMEKLKSGLRFSEVASQYSEDKARQGGDLGWMTRGSMVGPFQDAAFALPVSSMDKPVYTDPPVKTKFGYHIIMVEGRK; from the exons ATGGCTCCCAAAGGGAAAGGCGGCGGCAAGGCGGGCAAgg GTGGCgacagcggcggcagcagcagcgagggcAAAGCCCAGGGCCCGAAGGGAGGCGGCAGCGCCGTGAAG GTCCGGCACATCCTTTGCGAGAAGCATAGCAAAGCCATGGAGGCCATGGAAAAGCTGAAGTCCGGCCTGCGGTTCAGCGAGGTCGCCTCACAGTACAGCGAGGACAAGGCCCGGCAAGGG GGAGACCTGGGCTGGATGACCAGAGGCTCCATGGTGGGACCTTTCCAGGACGCAGCGTTTGCCTTGCCCGTGAGCAGCATGGACAAGCCCGTGTATACAGACCCTCCTGTCAAAACAAAGTTCGGGTACCACATTATCATGGtggaaggcagaaaataa
- the ERCC6L gene encoding DNA excision repair protein ERCC-6-like: MAGPGGEEEEERYRRLVSDAKAAAGGGELEEALRLFRLAAAIRPSEKLQGRIQRVAEALAAAAAEDDDDDEEEGFVNVCGSGLLLYGEVHEKLFQHQREGVAFLYRLHREGRPGGILADDMGLGKTVQVIAFLSGMFDGELLQHVLLVVPTTLVSTWLAEFARWTPGVRVKEFYGNSKTERTRNLEKVQRRNGVVITTYQMLINNWKQLASSNEQEFVWDYIILDEAHKIKSPSTKTTKSVHAIPAKHRLLLTGTPVQNNLREMWSLFDFACQGTLLGTAKTFRMEYENPITRAREKDATLGEKALGLKISENLMTIIKPYFLRRTKEDIKNKPGKPDAPLPEDPSENRAPVMPSLTRKNDFVVWVYLAPVQEEIYRNFLSLDHVKEVLLTTRSPLAELTVLKKLCDHPRILSARACVQLGLEEQEYSEADRGSDADPLPGANKIDHLSDETLIQESGKMMFLVGLLERLREEGHQTLVFSQSRKMLDIIEHVLSRRQFKIMRIDGTVTHLTEREKRVNAFQRNKHYSVFLLTTQVGGVGLTLTAASRVVIFDPSWNPATDAQAVDRAYRIGQKENVVIYRLVTCGTVEEKIYRRQIFKDSLIRQTTGDKKNPFRYFSKQELRELFTLEDTRTSATQLQLQSLHATQRKTDLQLDEHIAYLHSLEMFGISDHDLIYTKEMAHEEQVETEEAHRYIQQRVQKAHELVQLESQLRDQRMGGIRNACEETSQRPPQWVSQPKKLSPGLNNVARFVSPPVADKYENDQVIDLTEDREAQVLNVSSKMTSLTIGDLDEEKLAQDVSRMDTELLNTSKTVKQSDTEESKQNLESSIIPSSPELHPPLMGEIESESLEQKQCSPVNSDSGTEAGNSLSGHRWHSFNESGMADEPKRLRDAEMSDQVPDPHTALGTGNNVPELSLAAVVPNLSNVTPEIHGRLQKSHMLEASLEDMSVLSLQDQADFNLVLEESEDGCQDASNGERSLQHPEKEGFQLDAESFCKSSTKKSPIKAWVSEQGDCGEPCHTAEEPLRLLQESEASEENSGVFASSRKKNPRRIVSDSEDEDHSIIIMEENQSDKRPSPLTSPLQQFLEGMSTSTPKGERRVATTIFSPQLTNNGNRSTASRRSLINKVVDEVEDIGEIMGTTDEEEDEDSDEEQDDLVEEEAEECSGESAEPEEEPAGETLDTAEESFHLESMASEQSEADETESSQEESTGDAELQSGEQIDCFTQESVSDKKVAQGSSPAVGNYNSLVDSGKKLKDAGKLQEALNCFLQALDIKSGDPEVMLMTLNLYRELAQK, translated from the exons atggcggggccgggcggggaggaagaggaggagcggTACCGGCG GCTGGTGAGCGACGCCaaggccgcggcgggcggcggggagctggaggaggcccTGCGGCTGTTCCGGCTGGCGGCCGCCATCCGCCCCAGCGAGAAGCTGCAGGGCCGCATCCAGCGGGTGGCGGAGGCgctggcggcagcggcggcggaggATGATGATGACGACGAAGAGGAAGGCTTCGTGAACGTCTGCGGCAGCGGCCTGCTGCTCTACGGGGAGGTGCACGAGAAGCTCTTCCAGCACCAGCGCGAAGGCGTCGCCTTCCTCTACCGCCTGCACCGGGAGGGCAGGCCCGGCGGCATCCTGGCCGACGACATGGGCCTGGGCAAGACGGTGCAGGTCATCGCCTTCCTCTCGGGCATGTTCGACGGCGAGCTCCTGCAGCACGTCCTGCTGGTGGTGCCCACCACCCTGGTCAGCACCTGGCTGGCCGAGTTCGCCCGCTGGACCCCCGGCGTGCGCGTCAAGGAGTTCTACGGCAACAGCAAGACGGAGCGCACCAGGAACCTGGAGAAGGTGCAGAGGAGGAACGGCGTCGTCATCACCACCTACCAGATGCTCATCAACAACTGGAAGCAGCTCGCCAGCAGCAACGAGCAGGAGTTTGTCTGGGACTACATCATTCTTGACGAAGCACATAAAATCAAGAGCCCGTCCACCAAAACGACCAAGAGCGTACACGCCATTCCTGCAAAGCATCGCCTCCTCCTGACGGGCACCCCAGTGCAGAACAACCTGCGGGAGATGTGGTCCTTGTTCGACTTCGCCTGCCAGGGCACACTCCTGGGAACGGCCAAAACTTTCAGAATGGAATATGAGAACCCTATTACTAGGGCAAGGGAGAAGGACGCAACTCTAGGTGAGAAAGCACTGGGGCTAAAGATATCTGAGAATCTAATGACAATTATAAAGCCGTACTTCCTCAGAAGAACCAAAGAAGATATCAAAAACAAACCTGGAAAACCAGATGCTCCCCTTCCTGAGGATCCAAGTGAGAATCGTGCTCCTGTCATGCCATCTCTCACCAGGAAAAATGACTTTGTTGTGTGGGTGTACTTGGCGCCAGTGCAGGAAGAAATCTACAGGAACTTTCTCTCCCTGGACCATGTGAAAGAGGTGCTGCTGACAACCCGGTCGCCTCTGGCTGAGCTGACTGTCTTGAAGAAGCTGTGTGACCACCCCAGGATTCTGTCTGCAAGAGCCTGTGTCCAGCTGGGCCTGGAAGAGCAGGAATACTCTGAGGCGGACCGTGGGAGTGATGCAGATCCACTTCCAGGTGCTAATAAAATAGATCATCTCTCTGATGAGACTCTGATTCAGGAGTCTGGGAAAATGATGTTCCTTGTAGGACTTCTAGAAAGACTGCGAGAGGAGGGACACCAAACCCTGGTGTTCTCGCAGTCGAGGAAGATGCTGGATATCATCGAGCACGTCTTGTCTCGCAGACAGTTCAAGATCATGCGTATTGACGGAACGGTGACCCACCTGACAGAACGTGAGAAGCGCGTTAACGCCTTCCAGAGGAACAAGCACTACTCTGTCTTCCTGCTCACTACCCAGGTTGGTGGCGTTGGTTTAACCCTCACAGCAGCCAGCCGAGTGGTGATCTTCGACCCCAGCTGGAATCCAGCCACAGATGCCCAGGCTGTAGACAGAGCTTATAGAATTGGGCAAAAAGAGAACGTAGTAATTTATAGACTGGTCACCTGCGGTACAGTGGAAGAGAAAATATACAGGCGACAAATATTTAAGGATTCGTTAATAAGACAGACCACTGGTGACAAGAAGAATCCGTTTAGGTATTTCTCTAAACAGGAACTAAGGGAGCTTTTCACATTAGAAGACACTCGGACATCTGCAACGCAGCTCCAGCTGCAGTCTCTGCACGCCACCCAGAGAAAGACGGACCTGCAGCTGGATGAACACATCGCCTATTTGCACTCGCTGGAAATGTTTGGCATTTCTGACCATGACTTGATATATACGAAGGAGATGGCTCACGAGGAGCAGGTGGAGACTGAAGAAGCCCATCGGTACATCCAGCAGAGGGTACAGAAAGCCCATGAGCTGGTTCAGTTGGAATCTCAGCTCAGAGACCAGCGGATGGGGGGGATCAGAAATGCTTGTGAAGAGACGTCGCAAAGGCCACCTCAATGGGTTTCCCAGCCAAAGAAGCTGTCTCCAGGGCTGAACAACGTGGCTCGCTTTGTTTCACCACCAGTAGCTGATAAATATGAAAATGACCAAGTTATTGATCTTACAGAGGACAGGGAGGCCCAGGTTCTTAATGTCAGCTCCAAAATGACAAGTCTGACCATTGGTGACTTGGATGAAGAGAAACTGGCACAAGACGTGTCCAGGATGGATACAGAGCTGCTCAACACCAGCAAGACAGTGAAACAGTCCGATACAGAAGAATCTAAGCAAAATCTTGAATCAAGCATTATACCCTCATCACCTGAACTTCATCCACCCCTTATGGGTGAGATAGAGAGTGAGAGTCTTGAACAGAAACAGTGTTCCCCTGTAAATTCAGACAGCGGGACTGAGGCAGGgaacagcctctctgggcatcGTTGGCATTCCTTTAATGAGTCTGGTATGGCTGATGAGCCCAAAAGGTTAAGAGATGCAGAAATGTCAGATCAGGTACCTGACCCACATACTGCCTTGGGGACAGGGAATAATGTTCCTGAGCTATCTTTGGCTGCCGTGGTGCCAAATTTATCAAATGTTACACCAGAAATCCATGGTAGGCTCCAGAAATCTCACATGTTGGAAGCCAGCTTGGAGGATATGTCTGTGCTTTCTCTCCAGGATCAAGCTGACTTCAATCTGGTCTTGGAAGAATCTGAAGATGGATGCCAAGATGCCTCAAATGGGGAAAGATCACTGCAGCACCCAGAAAAGGAGGGCTTCCAACTAGACGCAGAAAGCTTTTGTAAGTCTTCAACAAAAAAGTCTCCAATAAAAGCTTGGGTAAGTGAGCAGGGGGACTGTGGAGAACCCTGCCACACAGCTGAAGAGCCTCTTCGCCTCCTGCAAGAGAGTGAAGCATCCGAGGAAAACAGTGGTGTCTTTGCTTCCAGTAGAAAGAAAAACCCAAGAAGAATAGTTTCTGATAGCGAGGATGAAGACCATTCCATTATCATCATGGAGGAAAACCAGTCTGACAAAAGGCCCTCTCCCCTCACCAGCCCTCTGCAGCAGTTTCTGGAAGGAATGAGTACATCCACTCCGAAGGGTGAGAGAAGGGTAGCAACAACCATCTTTTCTCCCCAACTGACTAACAATGGTAACAGGTCTACTGCTTCCAGGCGATCTCTGATCAACAAGGTAGTAGATGAGGTTGAGGATATTGGAGAAATCATGGGAACCACTGatgaagaagaagatgaagacagCGATGAGGAACAAGATGACCTTGTGGAAGAAGAAGCTGAGGAGTGTAGCGGGGAGTCTGCTGAGCCTGAAGAAGAACCTGCTGGAGAAACACTTGATACAGCTGAAGAATCCTTCCATCTGGAGAGCATGGCCTCTGAGCAGTCTGAAGCAGATGAGACGGAGTCATCTCAGGAGGAGTCCACTGGTGACGCTGAGCTTCAGTCAGGTGAGCAAATAGACTGCTTCACCCAGGAAAGCGTCTCTGACAAAAAGGTTGCTCAGGGTTCCTCTCCTGCTGTGGGCAATTACAATTCCTTGGTGGACAGTGGGAAGAAACTTAAGGATGCTGGAAAGCTCCAGGAGGCATTGAACTGCTTCCTGCAAGCTCTTGACATAAAAAGTGGAGATCCTGAAGTTATGCTTATGACCTTAAACTTGTACAGAGAGCTAGCCCAGAAATGA